Proteins encoded in a region of the Oncorhynchus gorbuscha isolate QuinsamMale2020 ecotype Even-year linkage group LG16, OgorEven_v1.0, whole genome shotgun sequence genome:
- the si:ch211-198p11.6 gene encoding uncharacterized protein si:ch211-198p11.6 isoform X1 codes for MAVSCHSSALWMCSHHFCDVVSQPIFYQRSIVNTSCPVLPVWGLTLPLPAVLMIVVGLYMIFLAMALWFRQCLKEQCSPECGDCCPNIAPFDYCLACAESCNCRMPSLRSCLDQTCPSTCPSLPNCNMWDCACTCQPPACESFNCLCFEIKFR; via the exons atggcagtttcttgtcattcttCTGCCCTATGGATGTGCTCACATCATTTTTGTGATGTTGTCAGCCAACCCATCTTTTACCAACGCAGCATTGTAAACACATCGTGTCCG GTGTTGCCTGTGTGGGGCCTCACACTCCCTCTTCCCGCTGTACTGATGATTGTTGTTGGTCTTTACATGATTTTCCTTGCAATGGCATTATGGTTCCGCCAATGCCTCAAG GAACAGTGTTCTCCTGAGTGTGGTGACTGCTGTCCAAATATCGCCCCATTCGATTACTGTTTAGCATGTGCAGAGTCGTGCAACTGTCGCATGCCATCACTGCGCTCGTGCCTCGACCAGACCTGCCCCTCTACCTGCCCCTCTCTTCCTAAT TGTAACATGTGGGACTGTGCTTGCACCTGCCAACCCCCAGCATGTGAGTCCTTCAACTGCCTCTGCTTCGAGATCAAGTTCAGATAG
- the si:ch211-198p11.6 gene encoding guanine nucleotide-binding protein subunit gamma 4 isoform X2 — translation MMVLPVWGLTLPLPAVLMIVVGLYMIFLAMALWFRQCLKEQCSPECGDCCPNIAPFDYCLACAESCNCRMPSLRSCLDQTCPSTCPSLPNCNMWDCACTCQPPACESFNCLCFEIKFR, via the exons ATGATG GTGTTGCCTGTGTGGGGCCTCACACTCCCTCTTCCCGCTGTACTGATGATTGTTGTTGGTCTTTACATGATTTTCCTTGCAATGGCATTATGGTTCCGCCAATGCCTCAAG GAACAGTGTTCTCCTGAGTGTGGTGACTGCTGTCCAAATATCGCCCCATTCGATTACTGTTTAGCATGTGCAGAGTCGTGCAACTGTCGCATGCCATCACTGCGCTCGTGCCTCGACCAGACCTGCCCCTCTACCTGCCCCTCTCTTCCTAAT TGTAACATGTGGGACTGTGCTTGCACCTGCCAACCCCCAGCATGTGAGTCCTTCAACTGCCTCTGCTTCGAGATCAAGTTCAGATAG